The following is a genomic window from Myxocyprinus asiaticus isolate MX2 ecotype Aquarium Trade chromosome 38, UBuf_Myxa_2, whole genome shotgun sequence.
CTTGAGCACAACACACAACTTCAGATTGCTTCAAGAGGATTGTCTGTATAATATGTGCACTATATGCTGTTTTGGATAAAGCAATTACTAGATGACGTTAATGTATTGTAATAAAGACATTTCTGCAGGTCCGAGTATACGTAGCCTTACAAAATGTATGACAGTCTGGCACATTTGTCTACTCTCACTTTTAGGTTGGCATGACTGTACACTGCCGCATCATGAAGATCGACATCGAGAAGTTCAACGTGGACCTCACCTGCAGGACATCTGACCTGAGCGACAAGAACAATGAGTGGAAGCTTCCCAAAGACACCTACTACGACTTTGATGCTGAGACAGATGACGTTAAACAGGAAGAGGAGCATAAGAAGAAACAACAGAGAACCAGTCAGTACCAACTCGTATCAATGCACTCATGCAGCTGTTTTTTCACTTTAATCACGTTACAGGTATCATGCTCTTATTTCGTCAACCATCTTGTCTATAGCTTACATTAAGCGTGTGATCGCTCACCCGTCCTTCCACAACATCAACTTCAAACAAGCAGAGAAGATGATGGAATCTATGGACCAGGGTGATGTGGTGATTCGACCCAGTAGTAAAGGGGAGAACCACCTGACAGTCACATGGAAGGTGGCTGATGGGATCTATCAGCATGTGGATGTGCGTGAGGAGGGCAAAGAGAATGCCTTCAGCCTCGGACATACTCTCTGGATCAACAATGAGGTGAGCTGTCAATTTAACAAAAGATTATGTATTTCACACACATAAATGAGTATGTAGAAGCACTGTTGTTATGATGTCTGCAGGAGTTTGAGGATCTGGATGAAATCACAGCAAGATATGTTCAGCCCATGGCTGCATTTGCACGAGATCTGCTTGGTCACAAGTACTTCCACGAGTGCAATGGTGGTGATAGGAAGGTATGTCATCATTCTGAGGACCTGCactaattctattttttttaatatatatatatatatatatatatatatatatatatatatatatatatatttttttattgatctaTACCCTCTTTCATGGATATAATAGCCCCTACGAATTTGGAATGCATCATGGAATTCATGGGCCCTTAAAAAAAATCTCAGAACACAATTAGTGCTGATGATTTTGGGTCTGCATTCTCTTATCCATTTcttggcttaaagggatagttcactcaaaaatgaaaatccttatgccatcccagatgtgtataacttctgctgaacagaaaggtttttagaaaaatatctcagctctgtaggtccatacaatgcaagtgaatgggtgctaaaatgtgtaactccaaaagcacataaaggcaacaaaaaagtaatccataagacacatACTTACAtaagtgattaaatccatatcttcagaagtgatatgataggtgtgggtgagaaacagatcactatgtAAGTAATCATTTACTATCAATCTCcgcttctttttttaatttattttatttttttatttgttctttgtccatatcgccacctgctttgaagggagaatttatagtaaaaataattaaatatttatctgtttctctcccccacttatatcgcttctgaagatatgaatttaaccactggagtctcatggattacttttatgctgcctttatttgctttttggagtttaaaaatttgagtaaatgatgagagaatttaattttgttgtgaactatccctttaagcattatCCCATCCAAATGGACCATCTCTCACAAtctcgttttttgtttttgtgtgtatgtgtgtcaaatTAAATGTCGTCTTCTCTGACTACAATCTGttgtcaccaaaacaaattggTTTTCTTTTGTAGGTCTTTGTTAAGCAAAACCcggttaaaaataaatatacatgttAGGGATTGTACATTTATGCTTTCTTGCCCATCCACAGAAAATGGAGGAGCTTCTCATAAGGACTAAGAAGGAGAAGCCGACGTTTATCCCCTACTTTATTTCAGCCTGTAGAGACCTGCCAGGAAAATTCCTGCTGGGTTACCAGCCTAGAGGGAAGCCAAGGTAACAAACACATTACCTTCACATTACACTGTTCAGACTATTTAAAAACATgaggttttgttttttaactgtgCCAATAGCAGTGCAGACGTAGATTGTTACAGTAAATTTATCCATAACCTTTTGCTTGGGTTTTTGTTTTTAGGATAGAATTTGTATCCATCACTCCAGATGGCTTTAGGTATCGATCTCAGATATTCCCTACAGTCAATGGTCTCTTCCGCTGGTTCAAGGACCACTATCAAGATCCTGTGCCAGGTTAGTTTTTCTAAGCTGTGCAATGGGTACATTAATTTTTGGTTAATTTCATTTGTAGCTAATGTTATGCTGTTGTCTCTGAAGGCGTCACGCCAACCAGCAGCAGAACACGAACACCTGCTTCAGTGAATGCCACACCTGCCAACATTAACATTGCGGGTAGGTCAGACATGCTGACGTCTCTCTTGAACACAGCATGGATTTCTGAAGCTTCTCGAATAATTCTCTTTAGAAATGTATTTCCATTCTTCCATTTTAACAACTATTCTCTGACTCTCTCAGACCTGACCCGAGCAGTCAATGCTCTCCCACGAACCATGACGTCACAGATGTTCAATGCTATTGCAGCGGTGACGGGGCAGGGCCAGAACCCCAACACAACGCCAGCCCAGTGGGCCTCCAGTCAGTATGGCTACAGCGGAGGCAGTAGCGCAGGAGGAGGAGGCAGCAGCAGCGCTTATCATGTACGAGAGCTATAGCTATTCATTCAGTCACCGCTCTAACAATCAATAATCTTTGTGGAAATCAGTAgaaatataaattatgaaagcaTCTGTTAAGAAAAAGTACACAGTTTAACAATAGGTTTTCCAagatcatggaaaacctggaacaAATCAgggaatattacatttttgaaatcTAGGCCTGTAAAAGGCATTAATAAAACCTTaagtcatgaaaaaaaaagtcatgttttTCTATTTATGcttggctctaaaatatttcataaacttAGAAAtcgctctttgtgagtgcaaaatgaataaaaagattTATTTTGCTGGACAAAGTGGGAAAAGTCTATGAAATTTATTGGTCGAAAGGTGTGGGAAACCTGTAACAAGGTGGTAAGCATGAGGCATGAAGTTGAAGAATCATCTTGATGAAAGAAAAGAagcttaataatattttaaaattccaTGTGTTTCCTTTTTTTCAATTCTGGTTGGCAGGTGTTTGCAACTCCCCAGCAGCCGATGGCGACTCCCATGATGACGCCCAGCTACTCTTACACCACGCCTGGCCAGCAGCAGGCCATGACCACGCCCCAGTATCCCAGCAGCACCCCTCAGTCCACACATGGACATAATCAGCATTCTTCCTCCACTCCGTCCTCCTCTTCATCCAGGGTCCGGACACCACAGCCCAAGTGAGTGCTCTTTACTGTAGTGAACTACAAAGAATGGAGTGCTCACACTTTGTACATCTAAAACTTTGTGCTTTTGTACTGTTTTCCTGAACATAGATGTACATTATtctattttatgtatatatatatatatatatatatatatatatatatatatatatatatacataaaatagatatatatatacactatatgtatatatatatatacactaccggtcaaaacttttgaaacacttgactgaaatgtttctcgtgatcttaaaaatcttttgatctgaaggtgtatgcttaaatgtttgaaattagttttgtagacaaaaatataattgtatcaccatattaatttatttcattataaaactaaaatataataaataaaaagttttgaaattgatgacttggaccaaataataaagtaaagcagccaataagtgcccaacatagatgggaactccttcaatactgtttaaaaagcatcccagggtgatacctcaagaagttggttgagaaaatgtcaagagtacatgtctgcaaattctaggcaaagggtgactgctttgaagatgctaaaatataacacagtttttatttattttggattgtttagtcacaacataattcccatagttccatttatgttattccatagttttgatgacttcacaattattctaaaatgtgaagaaaaaaaattataataaagaatgagtgtgtttgtatgtatgtatgtatgtatgtgtgtgtgtgtgtgtgtgtgtatttgtgctgtCTGTCGATAAAATCTTTtatttgaaagtgctgaaatttaacacatttgttttcattcctaagatggaaataaatgcattttgacaggaaaagatgcacaatgtaacaatataatgctttattaacattttccaaacaaagccttccacagtataaagatagaaatgcactaaaatagcaccaattcaagtaaaactaaacgtttcccaaagtcaaattgggaggttgactaattgaaagaactagtcccccatGTCATATTCATTGCAGTGagaattaaatctcttaaactcaaatcctccacaatattattcTGTTGGTAGACTGTGGCTGTCCACTTTGCTACATCAGTCgtgaagccacgttcatgatttgcgtcagggTGTCAAGGCCAGCATCAAGCACTGCTTTGAACTCTaaatgaaaagcgcttgcaaacaaaaacatctcattctacaGTTAgttgtgatagttaagacttgacgtgcttctgtggtaattaaaatgcacctggCATTAGctaaaaaatacttgatttctattacaagtcccatctggacttgttttgtacaacaaatcaTATTAAGAGGTCCTGTCTTtttcatttgatcactgacatgacagatatgtgtgtgttgtgaagtgtgtgtcagtgtaatgactctgggcagtgtaatgactctgcattctgtctcctagagatgaatgtagtttggtgcgaaaagtgcaaatcaatcccagaacaacagcaaaggacctatatatatatatatatatataggatatatatatatgtatattagttgaagtcagaagtttacatgcacttaggttgaaatcagttaaactcatttttaaccactccacagatttcatattagcaaactataattttggcaagtcatgtaggacatttactttgtgcataagtaatttttccaaaaatgctttacagacagattgtacACTTTAATttgactatttcacaattccagtgggtcagaagtttacacacactaagttaacggtgcctttaagcagcttggaaaattccagaaaagtatgtcaagcctttagccaattagcttctgatagaaggtgtactgaattggaggtgtacctgtggatgtattttaaggcctaccttcaaactccgtgcctctttgcttgagatcatgggaaaatcaaaagaaatcatccaagaccacagaaaaacaattgtggacctccacaagtctggttaatccttgggagcaatttccaaatgcctgaaggtaccacgttcagctgtacaaacaatagtatgcaagtataaacactattgcaccacgcagccattataccactcagaaaggagatgcattctgtctcctagagatgaatgtagtttggtgcgaaaagtgcaaatcaatcccagaacaacagcaaaggaccttgtgaagatgctggaggaaacaggtagaaaagtatctatatccacagtaaaacgagtcctatatcgtaataacctgaaaggctgctcagcaaggaaaaagccactgctcctaaaccaccataaaaaagccagactacagttagcaagtgcacatggggacaaagttcttactttttggagaaatgtcctctggtctgatgaaacaaaaattgaattgtttggccataatgaccatcattatgtttggaggaaaaagggtgaggcttgcaagccgaagaacaccatcccaactgtgaagcatgggggtggcagcatcatgttgtgggggtgctttgctgcaagagggactggtacacgtcacaaaatagatggcatcaggaggaaggaaaattatgtggatgtattgaagcaacatctcaagacatcagccatgaagttaaagctcggttgaaaatgggttttccaaatagacagtgaccccaagcatacctccaaagttgtgacaaaatggcttaaggacaacaaagtcaagatattggagtggccatcacaaaccctgaccttaatccaatagaacatttgtgggcagaactgaaaaagcatgtgcgagcaaagaggcctacaaacctgactcggttacaccagttctgtctgcaggaatgggccaaaattccagcaacttattgtgagaagcttgtggaaggctacccaaaaagtttgacccaagttaaacaattgaaaggcaatgctaccaaatactaacaaagtgtttgtaaacttctgacccactgggaatgtgatgaaagaaataaaagctgaaataaatcagtcTCTCTactaatattctgacatttcacattcttaaaataaagtagtgatcctaactgacctaagacagggaatgttttccacgattaaatgtcaggaattgtgaaaaactgagtttaaatgtatttgtctaatgtgtatgtaaacttctggcttcaactgtatgtatgtaggtGTATATATTTGGTCTCTTAAAATTGTCTCCTAAAGCAGGACGAAGCTTGATCTGTGCTTGGTTTATGATCCATCACAGATTGAAGTATTTACTAGATGGTTGTCAGAGACAACAGAGTAGTTTAGTTTACTTATAATTTAGTTTTCAGAGGTAATTGAGAAAGTTTGTATCATTTGCTTAATTTAACCTTTTGTCTGTGCATATTCTCTGCAGGACAAGTTCCCACACTGCTGTGGATTGGGGTAAGATGGCCGAACAGTGGCTACAGGAGAAAGAAGCAGAGCGACGGAAGCAAAAGACGCCCCGCATGACGCCCCGACCTTCACCCAGCCCCATGATCGAAAGCACGCCCATGTCCGTTGCTGGAGATGCCACACCTCTCTTGGACGAGATGGACCGATAGGAGTGGAAAGGAGGGATATGTTCAGGCATCATGCAAAACCCAATCCATCCACATCCCATTTCTCATCCTCCATCCTTTGCTGTCCTCATTGCTCACTTTCGCTGCTAGAAGTGTTTCTTTTCAGGAATGGCGGTCATTCAGAGCTACTGATACAAGACAAACACTTAAAATGTGGTGACGACAAACAGATGTAGGAAATGGACCTATAATGGAAGTTTGTCATaagggttttgtttcttttttaaaattatatacatAGTGcaccccttttttttctttttcagttttttaacTAGAAATTTAAGAAGAAAGGCTTAAAGCATAAAGTTACATGATTGTGCTGATGGGACTTGGTGTTCAATTCATCGTAAGGTCATTTATTTAGGCCAACACAGGCTTTGCCAGACAGAGagcttttctttttgtatctGGCTTAAACATTTGAATAAAACCCCATTTCATTATGAACCATAGCACTCCAATGTTTCTAAACCTTTGTGTTTTGTAGAGCTGGTACGCAACACTTTAAGGCTCTAAGACTTGAGCGCTGATGAGAAGAGAGTGTTTGTGAAGCTATTTAGCAATTCCATCTACACAAAAACTGTATGTGACCATGATAGAAGGGTAGagatgtcatgttttcactctgTACCCTAAAGCCCAGAACTATCTTTCTCTGCTGTGCAAGTTTGAAAAAGCAAGAACCAAGAAAGTGAGGTTTGGTTGACATCCAtcagtaaatatacattttaagttCTGAACTTTGTGAAGAATGAAAAATTGTTTTTGAATCCCTTGTGTAAAGCAATGCTTTTAAGGTTTGTTATGCTGGTTCTTTAGTTTGACACATTTGTCAGAAACTGATGTGCTCTTGAAATTTTCCAAGTTAAATATCAAATATCACTGCTACAAGAAAACTGATCGATTGTGCTAAAAGATATTGAAACCTCTGACCAGCTTATGTGCTTTTTCAATGAGGGGTTGTTTGAGTGTGTATTGGAATGTATCTTTGCTGGGTCAGACTTCAGAGGTGATTGCACATATGTTGTTTTTAACAGTGTTTTGCAGAACTTTCTCCTTTTCCCAATGTACAATACCATGTATCAACATAGACATTTAAACAAAGAAGAGTTCTGAACTGGCTCCTTAAATGTGACTATTTTCACATACAATGCCAAACATCCTTAGTATTACggacattatttttttctcatctaGTATAGTGAATTCTCCATATTGTGGCGTTGAGTTCGGGGAATTGTTTCTGGCCTGATCGTGTGATCATTAGCACAGAGGCTGTATCATGTCTTGAGGACTGGAAATGAGCTCTAAACTGTTCcgtttactgtattttactgctGAGATCCATTTCATTTCTTTCCTTTGATAAAGTTGTCAAAACTAAACTGGTTCAAGTGTTTTTTTGTGTTCAAGCTTAAGACCTTTGATTATTTATTCAAAAAAGCAAGTGATAATGAGATATAGCTAAATAGGCTCCATACGCAGTTTTCCATGTTACATTTTTTAGAATTTGAATGCCACTGATGCCTACGAGATTTCAGAAGAAACTTTTACGAGTGGTCACAGCACAAAAGTAACAATATATTTGACAATCATATAAGCAAATGCTCTAGATCAatcatttaataacattttagatTGTATTTACTTATGAAGCAAGACTTGAGATGAGCTGgacacatttagaaaaaaatgtttgcaatAGTTCAGTTGTTCATGAATGATATCTGTCTTCCATTTTCGGCAAACAATCCTTCCATTTATCTCACAGTGGGAATCTCATGTTCTCGCAGACAGCAGTGGAGCCTGTGGTCATGGGTTTGCTGGCATATGTATCATATTAGTCAGAGAATCTCATGATGCAATCAAAAACAAGGGCTCCATTTACAAAAGTCCCACTGCAAACCACCAGGAGGGCATTTAAGGAAATTATAATGTGACCTCTGCTCATAAACTGCTGTTTTGCAAGCACAAAAATGAAATCTGTATCAAAAGCATCAGAAGCGCACTCATTACCATTAAATTGCAAGGATTTGTGCAGCTCTATGTAATATGGATAAGACCAGACATGTAATTCGTAAAAGACTTCAAGTACTTGTAGGCAGATTTACAAATCATACGATAAATTTGACAACTATAATAGATTGGCAACAGTATGTCAACATGTCACTGCTTCGGACAAAAAATAACCACGTTTCATTAGTTACACCTCTAAGTACAATCAGAATTTCGCTTGTTGAAATTCCCCCATTTCTTATCTTAATATATAGTGGCAAGAATATGTGATTAACCTGCATTTATGAGTAAATTTGGctaaaaatctggtttgatcttcatctaagttaaaatattgaacatacacaatctgttttaactaataacacaaattattgtattgttcttttacatattgaatacatcattcaaatattcagtgtaggttggaaaaagtatatgAATCCCTTGGCTAATGACATCAGCAAAAGCTAATAAGTGTCAGGAGTTGACAAACCTGGCATGCAATTAATGAcaagagattggaggtgtgggttagagctactttgacttataaaaagcccTCAAACATTTTGAGATTGCTATTctcaagaagcatctgctgatttGGACCATGCgtcgcaaaaaaaaataaataaataaaaaggtatcaaaagacctatgatcaagattTGTTgccttgcataaagctggaaagggttacaaagttatctagaacatcttagatattcatctgtccacagttagacaaattgtctgtaaatggagacgatttagtactgtgactactcttcctagaagtggccgcacagccaaaatgactcaaagggcacactgcagaatgatCAATTAGGTTAAAAAAAAGACCTCCCACCCCCATGGCTGAATTGTTTGAGAAGAAcgtgcagcactacgtatggtgtaaaaaggacACTGCatgccaacatgaaaacatcatcccaacggtgaagtatggtggaggaagcatcatgctttgggactgctttgctgcttcaggacctcttgccatcatcgagggaaaaatgaattcccaagtttatcaaggtATCCTTCAGCATAATGCCAGtctggctgtgtgccagctgaagctctgtacaagttgggtgatgcagcaggacaatgacactAAACATCGACATAAatacactacagaatggcttcaaaaaaagaaaatccaccttttgtagtgtggcccagtcagagcccagaccttatccCAATAGAGAtgttgtggaatgacctcaaaagAGTGTTCACACCaggcatcctaagaatatggctgagctgaagcagttctgtaaagaagaatggtccaaaattccttccgaacattgtgcaggtctaatccgcagctgcCGGAAAAGCTTGGTGGAGGTTATTGCTTCCAAAGCAGGATTGACCATTTATTAAAtccagcactgtgaatgtttaattgaatgTGTTCATAAGGgcatgaaaaattataatttgtgtgttgttagcttaagcacattgtgtttgtctatacttgtgtcTTTGAGGAAGATTATATCACagtttatgaccaattaatgcagaaaaccagctaattccaaagggccaatttcttgccactgtaattgGCCACTGCTACAGATCCTGATGAAGTCATCATCCCAATGTCAGTGTCAAGGGTCATCATTTTCTATTCCTCTTTGATCTGATCCATTGAAACACTGATGATACAGTATACTTTCAGTCAATGACAACAACTGGTATGACTCTTCttaaaggttttgaaattgacaTCACAGTTATTTGAGATTTCTgtggaatgaaaaaaaatatttataagtgTAAGGAAAGAGACATTATTATTTTCTGTATGTTAGGACAATGGAGAAAAAGAGCTGTCGGAATCACATTTTGAGCTTATTAAAGAACTTACTGACAATATCCCTAACTTGTCTAGAATTGTTCTTCTCCAGCTCAGATAATATGGTGGCCTCAAATGTAAGGGATGCAACCCGAAGAAAGAAGTCTCTCACACTCTCCCCTTTGGAAGACAAAATGAcacatattatacagtatacattgtTTATTACATTAGAGAACTATAATTTCAATTAGTCGTGGAGCAAACAACCCTTTGTCTTGCATCAAGTATCACAATGATGGCTAGAAACAAAACAATCTCATCTCCTAATCTGCATTAGATCAAATCAGACTGGTTTCATCCAGATTATGGGAAAATGTTTTCATGTGTGTATACTTTTAATTACCTTACAGAATATGTATACGTAAACACTTTTCCTTTAGATATAATTTTGTTCAAGACAGAACAGCATTTTTGATGCTTTTTGCAACCTCAACTCTTTCTAGCCTCAGCTTTGACACAAAAACTAGTTTCATGGCATTCAAAATACCTGCTGTAAAGGTTTTGGAAACCAGCCATGTGATCCTATGTCAGCCTACCTGACAGGGCAGACACAGCCCAATACTCTGCTCTGATCTCTTCTGATAGCCTAATGGCCTCTTGCTCCATTTGTGCCAACTGATCTGGGTGCTACGGAGAGAAAAATAGAAGTATATAGTGGTTAAGGCTCAAAGTTGGAAACCAAAAGGTCACCTGTTTGATCCCTGCAAATAGCAATCCagagccatcaccattgtgcccttcaGCAAGGTACTTAACCCCAGgatgctccaggggaattgtccctgtaattccACACcaccatatttattttcttttgaaaaagttaATGGCAGTATTGCATGCCAACATCACATGAAAAAGTTACATTATTTTCAAACTTGTGAGAGGTGATCAAAAATGAACTCACACTAAGATCCTTCTTTGTTCCAACGAGGAAGAGGAGAACGCTAGAAGGGTCATTATCTTTCATGGCATCCTCAAGCCACTCTCTTGAATAAGAGTAAACAGACATGATTCATGACAGTGCTGGTCAGAAAAGTCTTACAATACAGACAAGTGTTTCAAACCAAACAAGCATAAGAATGTACAGTGTTGTTTGTCATACCTTGCATTATCCAAAGAGTTATAATTGCTCAGGTCAAATACAACAATGATGGCTGGaaacaaaatatattgttttgttgATTTGCATAATACAAGCACATGCATTGCTTAAAGtttcaaatatgaatatgaatatgaaatgaataatattaaccctcatgccatcccaaatgtgtgactttttttcttctgcagaacacaaataaagatttttggaataatatttaaactctgtaggtccatacaatgcaagtgaatggtgacca
Proteins encoded in this region:
- the LOC127428612 gene encoding ras-related protein Rab-34-like; the encoded protein is MMSSLPPVKGDRIICELPLYFTRDAAVHTKDGFNITVRDACQEQKTGLNVAKVIVVGDVAVGKTCLINRFCKDTFNKTYKATIGVDFEMERFEVLGVPFSLQLWDTAGQERFRCIASTYYRGAQAIIVVFDLSNYNSLDNAREWLEDAMKDNDPSSVLLFLVGTKKDLSHPDQLAQMEQEAIRLSEEIRAEYWAVSALSGESVRDFFLRVASLTFEATILSELEKNNSRQVRDIVKISNNCDVNFKTFKKSHTSCCH
- the LOC127428577 gene encoding ras-related protein Rab-34-like, whose amino-acid sequence is MSSLPPVKGDRIICELPLYFTRDAAVHTKDGFNITVRDACQEQKTGFCKDTFNKTYKATIGVDFEMERFEVLGVPFSLQLWDTAGQERFRCIASTYYRGAQAIIVVFDLSNYNSLDNAREWLEDAMKDNDPSSVLLFLVGTKKDLSHPDQLAQMEQEAIRLSEEIRAEYWAVSALSGESVRDFFLRVASLTFEATILSELEKNNSRQVRDIVSKFFNKLKM